TCAGGTTCGGGCGGGACGCCAGGCCGACGGCGATGTCGAGCGCGTTGGTGACGACGGTCAGCTCGCGGTCGCTCGGCAGGTTCGCCGCCAGTCGGGCGGTGGTGGTGCCGGCGTCCAGCAGGATCGACCCGCTGTCGGGCAGCTCGGCGACGGCGCGCTTGGCGATCCGCTCCTTCTCCGCGGTCATGACCGCCCCCCTGTCCTCCACGTCGGGCTCGAAGCTGAGCCGCTCGAGGGGGATCGCGCCGCCGTGGACCCGCTTCAGCTGGCCCAGCCGCTCGAGGCGGGTGAGGTCCCGCCGGATCGTCTCGGGCGTGACGTCCAGCTCCTCGGCGAGCTGGGTGACCTCGACCCGCCCGTCCCGCCGGGCCCGATCGGCGATCAGCCGCTGCCGCTCCTCCGCGTACACCCCGTCGTCACCTCCTCGACCTGTGCGTGATGCGGAACGTACGACACGTTCTCACACAAATCAACACATTCGGAAGTGATCAGGGTCAAACGGATGTCCGAACAGGGACCAAGGTCCCGCGGGAGGTTCGGGTGGGGGTCCCCAAGTCCCCCTCAGATCTGAGAGGTGGTCACCCCGGCGGCGCTGACGCCCAGATCTCGGACGGGGTCAGCCGCCGAGGGCTGCGCGGGCCGACTCGCGGCGGTGGACCTCGAGCTCGTCCGCCTGGGCGGCGGCGCGGTCGATCAGCGCGGTGAGGTCGATGTCGGCGATGCGGGGGTCGTCGGCGAAGTCGAGCAGGCTCCGCCACAGGCAGGCCTTCCCCTCCACACCCGTGCGCATGAGCTCGAGCTCGAGCAGGTCGCGGATCGTCTCGTCCGCCATCGCGTCCACCTTCAGCTTCAGCTGGGCGACCTTCTCGGCGACCCACCCGACGGCCTGCTTGGGGGCCTTGGGGGTCTCGAAGCGGCCGGCGAGCTGCTCGACCACGCCGAGGTCGCGCTGCAGCTCGGCGTGGAACTGCTGGAGCCACGCCGGGCCGTCGCCCCGCTCGATCCGGTGCGCGACCAGCTCGACGACGGTGCGGGCGCCGAGCATGTGGTCGTTGAGGTACAGCCCGGTGGTGGACGCGTTCATGGGACCTCCGAGGTGGCGGTGGGGGACGTCCCCTCCATACCCCGCAGGTCTCCCGCTACGCCGTCCGGACGGACGGCTGGTCGGTCGAGACGCCGGTCGCGTACGAGCCGGGGTCGGCGACTGTCGGGTCGTGGTCGGCGCCCACGCCGGGCGGCAGGCCGAGCGCGCGACGGCGGAGCGCGGCCGTGATGAGGCCGACGGCGGCGACCGCCGGGATGATCGCCAGCCCGAGCAGGACCGTCGTGGCCGATGACACCTCGAGCAGGCGCCCGGTGCCGAACTGCCCGAGGCCGGCGCCGATGAGGATCGTCGCGGGGTACAGGCTGAAGCCCTCGGCCTGGCGCGGCACGGCGATGATCCGCTGCAGCGCCAGGCTGGCCAGCGCGTTGAGCGGGGCGATCGGCGCGCCGGTCACGAACAGCGCGATGCCGAGCAGCGCCAGCCCGGGGGCGAGGGCAGCTGGGACCAGCGCTGCGGCGAACACGACCATCAGGCCGGCGGCGACGACGCGGCCGCGGCGCAGCTGGTCGCCGAGGTTCGCCGCCACGAGCCCGGCCACCCCGCTGCCGGCGGCGGTGAGGGCGAGCATCGGTCCGGCGGCCTCCGCCGACATGCCCATGTCCTCGAGCCGGGCCGGGATCATCGCCTCGAACCCGCCCAGCGCGAGGCCGAGGACCAGACCGAGGAGGTAGATCGGGGTGGCGCCGTGGGTGCGCAACGGCGCCGGGCCGACCGCGACCCGGTCGCCCTGGTGCGGCGGTCGCCCGGGGAGGCGGGCGGTCAGGACGACGGCCACACCGCAGGCGAGGGCCATGAGGGCCAGCACCGCGGACGGCGGGGCCAGCAGGGCGAGCACGCCGGCCAGGGCCGGTCCGGCGATGAACGCCACCTCGACGAACACCGCGTCCATCGCGTTGGCGGCGGCCAGGTCACGGGGCGGGACGGCGTGGACCAGCAGGGCCCGGAAGCCGCCGAGGACGGCGGCGAACGCGATGCCCTGGACGACGGCGATCGCGGCCAGCACCCCGACGGGGGCCTCGAGGATCGTCGCGGTGGCCATGACGGCGACCGCCACACCGGAGGCGACGAGGTCCTGGCGCAGGCCGAGGTTCAGTTCGACGCGGTCCAACCGCCGTCCACGCCACTGCGCGGCCGCGCCGGCGCAGAACGTCGAGATGCCGGCGAGCGTGGCGCCGGTCGCCACCGAGCCGGTGACCTCCTCGCCGACCAGGACCAGCACGAGCAGGTTCATGGTGAGCGGCAGGCGGGCGAAGA
The nucleotide sequence above comes from Euzebya sp.. Encoded proteins:
- a CDS encoding DeoR/GlpR family DNA-binding transcription regulator gives rise to the protein MYAEERQRLIADRARRDGRVEVTQLAEELDVTPETIRRDLTRLERLGQLKRVHGGAIPLERLSFEPDVEDRGAVMTAEKERIAKRAVAELPDSGSILLDAGTTTARLAANLPSDRELTVVTNALDIAVGLASRPNLTVLVIGGRVRGRTLAAVDSWAAGILRDLFVDVAFMATNGVSLEHGLTTPDPTEAATKRAMIASARRSVLLADHTKVGNDHLVRFGDLGDIDTFITDTGLDAGLGVDMEALGIEVVRA
- a CDS encoding MFS transporter, whose protein sequence is MDTSSAPLRRLLSQPTFRRWALANLFARLPLTMNLLVLVLVGEEVTGSVATGATLAGISTFCAGAAAQWRGRRLDRVELNLGLRQDLVASGVAVAVMATATILEAPVGVLAAIAVVQGIAFAAVLGGFRALLVHAVPPRDLAAANAMDAVFVEVAFIAGPALAGVLALLAPPSAVLALMALACGVAVVLTARLPGRPPHQGDRVAVGPAPLRTHGATPIYLLGLVLGLALGGFEAMIPARLEDMGMSAEAAGPMLALTAAGSGVAGLVAANLGDQLRRGRVVAAGLMVVFAAALVPAALAPGLALLGIALFVTGAPIAPLNALASLALQRIIAVPRQAEGFSLYPATILIGAGLGQFGTGRLLEVSSATTVLLGLAIIPAVAAVGLITAALRRRALGLPPGVGADHDPTVADPGSYATGVSTDQPSVRTA